The Ornithinimicrobium sufpigmenti genome includes the window GACGGCCGGCGAGCTTGTCACCGTCGGTGATCTTGCGCTTGTTCGCCACGTAGACGCGGACCAGCTGGTTGACGCCCGGGGGCAGCTCGTCGCCGTCCTCGCGGTCGAAGACCTTGACGCCGATGACCGTGCCGGTCTCGCCGTGCGGGACCTTCATCGAGGTGTCGCGGACCTCACGGGCCTTCTCACCGAAGATGGCGCGCAGCAGGCGCTCCTCCGGGGTCAGCTCGGTCTCACCCTTGGGCGTGACCTTGCCGACGAGCAGGTCGCCGTCGCGGACCTCGGCACCGATGCGGATGATGCCGCGCTCGTCCAGGTCGGCCAGGACCTCCTCGGAGACGTTCGGGATGTCCCGCGTGATCTCCTCCGGGCCCAGCTTGGTGTCGCGGGCGTCGATCTCGTGCTCCTCGATGTGGATCGAGGACAGGACGTCGTCCTGCACCAGACGCTGGGAGAGGATGATCGCGTCCTCGTAGTTGTAGCCCTCCCACGGCATGAACGCCACGAGCAGGTTGCGGCCCAGCGCCATCTCGCCACCGTCGGTCGCGGGACCGTCGGCCAGCAGCTGGCCCTCCTCGACCCGGTCGCCCACGTCGACCCGGACCACCTGGTTGTAGCAGTTGCCCTGGTTGGAGCGGGTGAACTTGGCGATCTTGTAGGTGATGTAGGTGCCGTCGTCGTTGGCCACGGTGACCAGGTCGGCGGAGACCTCCTGGACCACGCCGGCCTTGGTGGCGCGCACCACGTCGCCGGAGTCCAGCGCGGCGCGCCACTCCATACCGGTGCCGACCAGCGGAGCCTCGGCCCGCACCAGCGGGACGGCCTGACGCTGCATGTTGGCGCCCATGAGCGCACGGTTGGCGTCGTCGTGCTCCAGGAAGGGGATCATCGCGGTGGCCGCGGAGACCATCTGCCGCGCCGAGACGTCCATGTAGTCGACGTCACCGGCGGGCACGTCGACGGCCTCGCCCTCACGGGCCCGGACCAGGACGCGCTCGTCGAGGAAGGTGCCGTCGTCACCCAGGCTGGCGTTCGCCTGGGCGATGACGAAGCGGTCCTCCTCGTCGGCGGACAGGTAGTCCACCTCGTCGGTGACCTTGCCGTCGACGACGCGACGGTAGGGGGTCTCGACGAAGCCGAAGGGGTTGATCCGGCCGTAGGAGGCCAGCGAGCCGATCAGACCGATGTTGGGACCCTCGGGGGTCTCGATCGGGCACATGCGGCCGTAGTGCGAGGGGTGGACGTCACGGACCTCCATGCCCGCGCGGTCACGGGACAGACCACCGGGGCCCAGCGCGGACAGACGCCGCTTGTGCGTCAGGCCGGCCAGCGGGTTGTTCTGGTCCATGAACTGCGAGAGCTGGCTGGTGCCGAAGAACTCCTTGATGGAGGCGACGACCGGCCGGATGTTGATCAGGGTCTGCGGCGTGATCGCCTCGACGTCCTGGGTGGTCATCCGCTCGCGGACGACGCGCTCCATCCGGGACAGGCCGGTACGGACCTGGTTCTGGATGAGCTCGCCGACGCTGCGCAGTCGACGGTTGCCGAAGTGGTCGATGTCGTCGGTCTCCACGAGGGTGTCACCGGCCGGCATGTCCAGCGTGGTCTCCCCCGCGTGCAGCGCGACCATGTACTTGATCGTCGCCACGACGTCGTCGATGCCGAGGACGGACTCCTCCAGCGGCGCCTGCAGCCCCAGCTTCTTGTTGAGCTTGTAGCGACCGACCTTGGCCAGGTCGTAGCGCTTGGGGTTGAAGTAGAGGTTGTCCAGCAGGGTCTGGGCGGCCTCCTTCGTCGGGGGCTCGCCCGGGCGCAGCTTGCGGTAGATGTCGAGCAGCGCCTCGTCCTGGGTGGTGGTGTGGTCCTTCTCCAGGGTCAGGCGGATCGACTCGTACTCGCCGAACTCCTCCAGGATGCGCTCGTTGCTCCAGCCCAGGGCCTTGAGCAGCACGGTGACGCTCTGCTTGCGCTTGCGGTCCACGCGCACGCCGACCTGGTCGCGCTTGTCGATCTCGAACTCCAGCCAGGCGCCCCGGCTGGGGATGACCTTGGCGGAGAAGACGTCCTTGTCGGAGGTCTTGTCCAGGCTGCGCTCGAAGTAGACCCCCGGGCTGCGGACCAGCTGGGAGACGACGACACGCTCGGTGCCGTTGACGATGAAGGTGCCGCGCGGGGTCATGAGCGGGAAGTCGCCCATGAAGACCGTCTGGCTCTTGATCTCGCCGGTGGAGTTGTTGATGAACTCCGCGGTGACGAAGAGCGGGGCGGAGTAGGTCATGTCCTTCTCCTGGCACTCCTCGACGGAGTACTTCTGCTCCTCGAACCGGTGGTCGCGGAAGCTCAGCGACATGGAGCCGGAGAAGTCCTCGATCGGGGAGATCTCCTCGAAGATCTCCTCCAGACCGGAGGTGGTGGGGATGTCGGTGCGTCCATCGGCCTGGGCGGCGGCGACACGCGCCTGCCAGGCCTCGTTACCAAGAAGCCAGTCGAAGCTCTCCGTCTGGAGGGCAAGCAGGTCGGGTACCTCGAGGGGCTCCCGGATCTTGGCGAAGCTCAGGCGGCCGGAAGCCGTCCGAGCGGTGGACACAGTCTTCTTCGCAGTGCGCGAGGCAGCCAAGGATGGGTCCTTCCACGGGCCTTAATATTGTGCAGCGGTCAAGCGAGCCCAGGACCGGCTCTCAGTAGCGGCCGTGAGGGCGCGGCGCCCGCGATCGGGGAGGATGCGGCGCGCAGAGTGCTCACTGGGTCGACTGGGGGCAGGTGCAGGGTAGCGCAAAGTACTACTTTAGCGCCTTGAAGGCCCGTCGTCCAATCCAGGTCACGACGGGTCGTCCGGGGCTCCTGCGCCGACATCGGGAGCGGCCGCGCTCCCGGTCTACTCGGCACCGCCACGGGCGGTTGCACCCCATGATGGTGCGCCCTGACCGGCCTCGACGTCAAGCCGGACACACCTGTGCGCGGATCTGCCGGCGCCGATCGCGTCGCGCCGGCGACCCCGGCAGGGTGTCGGCCGCGGTGCCCGCCGACGACAACGGGCGGGGCCGCATACCGATCGGTATGCAGCCCCGCCCGCGGCGAGGTGAAGCGTCCCTCAGGACGACGCCGGCAGCGCCGCCCTGGAAGGGCTCACTTGAGCGTGACGGTGGCGCCAGCGCCCTCGAGCTGCTCCTTGGCCTTGTTCGCGGCCTCCTTGTCGACCTTCTCCAGGACGGGCTTGGGGGCGCCGTCCACGAGGTCCTTGGCCTCCTTCAGGCCCAGGGAGGTCAGCGCACGGACCTCCTTGATGACCTGGATCTTCTTGTCGCCAGCGGACTCGAGGACGACGTCGAACTCGTCCTGCTCCTCCTCGGCGGCGGCGTCGCCACCGCCGGCGGCGGGGGCCCCGGCAGCTGCGACGGCGACCGGCGCGGCGGCGGTGACCTCGAAGGTGTCCTCGAAGGCCTTGACGAACTCGGACAGCTCGAT containing:
- the rpoB gene encoding DNA-directed RNA polymerase subunit beta; this encodes MAASRTAKKTVSTARTASGRLSFAKIREPLEVPDLLALQTESFDWLLGNEAWQARVAAAQADGRTDIPTTSGLEEIFEEISPIEDFSGSMSLSFRDHRFEEQKYSVEECQEKDMTYSAPLFVTAEFINNSTGEIKSQTVFMGDFPLMTPRGTFIVNGTERVVVSQLVRSPGVYFERSLDKTSDKDVFSAKVIPSRGAWLEFEIDKRDQVGVRVDRKRKQSVTVLLKALGWSNERILEEFGEYESIRLTLEKDHTTTQDEALLDIYRKLRPGEPPTKEAAQTLLDNLYFNPKRYDLAKVGRYKLNKKLGLQAPLEESVLGIDDVVATIKYMVALHAGETTLDMPAGDTLVETDDIDHFGNRRLRSVGELIQNQVRTGLSRMERVVRERMTTQDVEAITPQTLINIRPVVASIKEFFGTSQLSQFMDQNNPLAGLTHKRRLSALGPGGLSRDRAGMEVRDVHPSHYGRMCPIETPEGPNIGLIGSLASYGRINPFGFVETPYRRVVDGKVTDEVDYLSADEEDRFVIAQANASLGDDGTFLDERVLVRAREGEAVDVPAGDVDYMDVSARQMVSAATAMIPFLEHDDANRALMGANMQRQAVPLVRAEAPLVGTGMEWRAALDSGDVVRATKAGVVQEVSADLVTVANDDGTYITYKIAKFTRSNQGNCYNQVVRVDVGDRVEEGQLLADGPATDGGEMALGRNLLVAFMPWEGYNYEDAIILSQRLVQDDVLSSIHIEEHEIDARDTKLGPEEITRDIPNVSEEVLADLDERGIIRIGAEVRDGDLLVGKVTPKGETELTPEERLLRAIFGEKAREVRDTSMKVPHGETGTVIGVKVFDREDGDELPPGVNQLVRVYVANKRKITDGDKLAGRHGNKGVISRILPVEDMPFLEDGTPVDVILNPLGVPGRMNIGQILELHLGWAAAQGWKIEGEPEWAELIPGDAREAGPHTRVASPVFDGAREEEIAGLLNSTTPTRDGERLIGDKGKAKLFDGRSGEPFPEEISVGYMYILKLHHLVDDKIHARSTGPYSMITQQPLGGKAQFGGQRFGEMEVWALEAYGAAYALQELLTIKSDDVTGRVKVYESIVKGDNVPEPGIPESFKVLIKEMQSLCLNVEVLSSDGTQIDLRESDTEVFRAAEELGIDLSRREPSSVEEV
- the rplL gene encoding 50S ribosomal protein L7/L12, whose amino-acid sequence is MAKLSTEELLDQFKEMTLIELSEFVKAFEDTFEVTAAAPVAVAAAGAPAAGGGDAAAEEEQDEFDVVLESAGDKKIQVIKEVRALTSLGLKEAKDLVDGAPKPVLEKVDKEAANKAKEQLEGAGATVTLK